A DNA window from Candidatus Deferrimicrobiaceae bacterium contains the following coding sequences:
- a CDS encoding DEAD/DEAH box helicase family protein has translation MNRHVNAIAGRLSLRPAQRQSLEILDRITGIVPPRKGIDVEAALATIRSEFPSVTDFEREFPSLCFALATGVGKTRLMGAFIGYLHLAHGINNFFVLAPNLTIYNKLIADFTPNTPKYVFKGIAEFAVDAPRIITGDNYDKCDPVSGMLFGGVRINIFNISKINSEVRGGKAPRIKRLSEYIGESYFDYLAGLPDLVLIMDESHRYRASAGVRAINDLKPVMGLELTATPFVESARGPVSFRNVILDYPLGKAMADGFVKEPAVVTRKNFNPVGMAPEEIERLKLEDGIRLHESVKVELETYARESGNPIVKPFVLVIARDTTHASQLMTLIASDAFFEGRYKEKAIQVDSSRTGTEEDEMVSRLLRVEHTDEPTEIVVHVNMLKEGWDVTNLYTIIPLRAANARTLIEQSIGRGLRLPYGKRTGVSAVDRLNIVAHDKFQEIVDEAGKPDSTIRLQQVVLDTDAIGRKTVTVVSQSTLATRLGIRPPQVGTAGASVVGGGEAPAFETEAEQQVARVTYEAIRALENWPKEVPGVAYLREPDVQARLVREVRAQLQPSQLTMEGILPQTDIAAVVAKVSEMVVGQTIDIPRILVLPKGEVRTGFKPFSLDLKTLNYPAPSDDLWIQHLRTNQFEILGLGEGGIDEARMEDFIVRALVDFNDVSYDDHAELLYDLSGQAVRHFRGYLSEEDVRKVLRLHQKEIARFIHAQMQGHYWEDGVEYEVKVWQGLTVLKDSAYTALAGDSPLDFRQPPQDKSNMARYLFGGFRRCLYPTQKFHSDPERRLAVILDRETEKWFRPAKGQFQIYYKSGADHPEYQPDFVAEGSKAIYMLEPKAHNEMESPDVLAKKEAAETWCRRASDHATGNGGKPWQYLLIPHDVIAENMTLDGLASTFAKPAPGGRGITSRTDADYRGGFDG, from the coding sequence ATGAACCGTCACGTCAACGCGATCGCCGGTCGATTGAGTCTGCGGCCGGCGCAGCGGCAGTCGCTCGAGATTCTCGACCGAATCACCGGGATCGTTCCTCCACGGAAAGGGATCGACGTGGAGGCGGCGCTGGCGACGATCCGGAGCGAGTTTCCGTCGGTCACCGATTTTGAGCGTGAGTTTCCGTCGCTCTGTTTTGCACTGGCGACCGGTGTCGGCAAGACGCGGCTGATGGGAGCGTTCATCGGGTATCTGCATCTGGCACACGGAATCAACAACTTCTTCGTGCTGGCGCCGAACCTGACTATCTACAACAAGCTGATCGCCGATTTCACGCCGAACACCCCGAAATATGTTTTCAAGGGAATCGCCGAATTTGCGGTCGACGCGCCTCGGATCATCACCGGCGACAACTACGACAAATGCGATCCCGTCTCCGGCATGCTGTTCGGCGGCGTCCGCATCAACATCTTCAATATCTCGAAGATCAATTCCGAAGTGCGCGGCGGGAAGGCACCTCGGATCAAGCGGCTCTCCGAATACATCGGCGAAAGTTATTTCGACTACCTTGCCGGATTGCCCGATCTCGTGTTGATCATGGACGAGTCGCACCGCTACCGGGCATCGGCCGGCGTGCGCGCGATCAACGATTTGAAGCCGGTGATGGGGCTGGAACTGACTGCGACGCCTTTCGTGGAATCAGCACGCGGTCCCGTGTCGTTCAGGAACGTGATTCTCGACTATCCGCTGGGAAAGGCGATGGCAGACGGCTTCGTGAAGGAACCCGCTGTCGTCACGCGGAAGAATTTCAACCCGGTCGGGATGGCGCCCGAAGAGATTGAGCGTCTGAAACTGGAGGACGGCATCCGCCTGCACGAAAGCGTGAAGGTCGAGCTGGAAACGTATGCCCGCGAGAGTGGCAATCCGATCGTAAAACCCTTCGTCCTCGTTATTGCCCGTGACACGACCCATGCCTCGCAATTGATGACCTTAATCGCTTCCGACGCTTTTTTCGAGGGGCGCTACAAGGAGAAGGCGATCCAGGTCGATTCCAGCAGGACGGGTACCGAGGAAGACGAGATGGTATCGCGTCTGCTCCGAGTGGAGCACACGGACGAACCAACCGAGATCGTCGTCCACGTCAACATGCTGAAAGAGGGCTGGGACGTGACGAACCTGTACACGATCATCCCGTTGCGCGCGGCGAATGCCCGAACGCTGATCGAACAGTCGATCGGTCGCGGTCTCCGGCTTCCCTACGGGAAACGGACCGGCGTATCGGCGGTGGATCGGCTCAATATCGTGGCGCACGACAAATTCCAGGAAATCGTCGATGAGGCCGGCAAGCCCGACTCGACCATCCGGTTGCAGCAGGTTGTTCTGGATACGGACGCGATTGGCAGGAAAACGGTCACGGTCGTGTCTCAGTCGACGCTGGCCACTCGCTTGGGTATACGGCCGCCGCAGGTAGGCACAGCAGGCGCATCGGTTGTCGGGGGAGGGGAAGCACCCGCCTTCGAGACCGAGGCCGAACAACAGGTTGCACGGGTTACTTACGAGGCGATCCGCGCACTCGAAAATTGGCCGAAAGAGGTGCCGGGCGTAGCGTATCTGCGAGAGCCGGATGTCCAGGCGCGTCTGGTCCGGGAAGTCCGTGCGCAACTTCAGCCGTCGCAATTAACGATGGAAGGTATTCTGCCTCAAACGGACATCGCCGCTGTGGTGGCGAAGGTCTCGGAGATGGTGGTCGGACAAACGATCGATATCCCACGAATTCTTGTACTGCCGAAGGGAGAAGTTCGTACCGGGTTCAAGCCGTTTTCCCTGGACCTGAAGACGCTTAATTATCCGGCTCCCTCGGACGACCTTTGGATCCAGCATTTGCGAACGAACCAGTTCGAAATCCTCGGATTGGGAGAGGGCGGCATCGACGAGGCCCGGATGGAGGATTTCATCGTTCGAGCCTTGGTGGACTTCAACGATGTCTCGTACGACGATCACGCCGAATTGCTGTATGACCTCTCGGGCCAAGCGGTCAGGCATTTCCGGGGCTACCTGTCGGAAGAAGATGTGCGGAAGGTTCTTCGGCTTCATCAAAAAGAAATCGCCCGTTTCATCCACGCCCAGATGCAGGGGCATTATTGGGAGGACGGAGTTGAATACGAAGTGAAGGTCTGGCAGGGGCTCACGGTGCTGAAGGATAGCGCATACACCGCACTGGCGGGCGACTCTCCGTTGGATTTCCGGCAACCACCTCAAGACAAGAGCAACATGGCGCGGTATCTGTTCGGCGGGTTCCGACGCTGCCTGTATCCGACACAGAAGTTCCATTCCGACCCCGAACGGCGGCTGGCGGTCATTCTCGACCGGGAGACCGAGAAATGGTTCCGCCCGGCGAAAGGGCAGTTTCAGATTTATTACAAATCGGGCGCGGATCATCCCGAGTACCAGCCCGATTTCGTGGCGGAGGGGTCGAAGGCGATCTACATGCTCGAACCCAAGGCGCACAACGAAATGGAATCGCCCGACGTGCTCGCAAAGAAGGAAGCAGCTGAGACGTGGTGCCGGCGCGCGTCGGACCACGCCACCGGAAACGGCGGGAAGCCCTGGCAATACCTGCTGATCCCCCACGACGTCATTGCGGAAAACATGACGCTGGACGGATTGGCGTCGACTTTCGCGAAGCCGGCACCGGGAGGTCGGGGGATTACAAGCAGAACCGATGCCGATTACCGCGGCGGGTTCGACGGGTGA
- a CDS encoding virulence protein RhuM/Fic/DOC family protein, which produces MKGTPPKAPDSRLISETPSWKSDASGNIELFQFEDGTTALEVHLNQDTVWLTQAQMALLFQRERSVVTKHVQNVFREGELDEKSNVHNLHIAHSDKPVVVYNLDVIISVGYRVKSKRGTQFRQWATRVLRDHIVRGYTLNEQRFREQEEKMADLRTAVGLLEKTLSHQPVGLDEARGLLKVLGDYAYALTTLDRYDHGTLAIEDTTRETPWLLTYEDAQSVIEPMRNEFGGLFGLEKDQGFKSAVATIYQTFGGDELYPSIEEKAANLLYFVVKNHAFSDGNKRIGAALFIYFLAGCGVLYREDGSKRIGDNALVALTLLIAESRPEEKDTIAKVIVSLINRRNG; this is translated from the coding sequence TTGAAAGGCACTCCGCCCAAGGCGCCGGATTCCCGGCTTATTTCCGAGACACCGTCATGGAAATCGGATGCCTCCGGAAATATCGAGTTGTTCCAGTTCGAGGACGGGACTACGGCGCTTGAAGTCCACCTGAACCAGGATACAGTCTGGTTGACGCAAGCGCAGATGGCCCTGCTTTTTCAAAGAGAAAGATCGGTCGTCACCAAGCACGTCCAAAATGTGTTCCGTGAAGGCGAGTTGGACGAAAAAAGCAATGTGCATAATTTGCACATTGCTCATTCCGACAAGCCAGTTGTCGTTTATAACCTCGACGTCATCATTTCGGTCGGCTACCGGGTCAAGTCGAAGCGGGGCACCCAGTTTCGACAGTGGGCGACTCGGGTGTTGCGTGACCACATCGTGCGCGGCTATACCCTCAACGAGCAGCGATTCCGGGAGCAGGAAGAAAAGATGGCCGACCTGCGAACCGCAGTCGGATTGCTGGAAAAGACGCTTAGCCATCAGCCGGTTGGCCTTGATGAAGCCAGGGGACTTCTCAAGGTTCTCGGCGATTATGCTTATGCCCTGACCACGCTGGATCGGTATGACCACGGAACCTTGGCGATCGAAGATACGACGCGGGAAACGCCCTGGCTCCTCACGTACGAGGATGCGCAGTCGGTCATCGAGCCCATGCGCAACGAATTCGGTGGGCTTTTCGGATTGGAAAAGGATCAGGGGTTCAAGAGTGCTGTTGCGACAATCTACCAGACGTTCGGCGGCGACGAGCTTTACCCGAGCATCGAGGAAAAAGCGGCGAACCTGCTCTACTTCGTCGTGAAGAATCATGCGTTCAGCGACGGCAACAAGCGGATCGGCGCAGCCCTGTTCATTTATTTTCTGGCCGGGTGCGGTGTGCTTTACAGGGAGGACGGGTCGAAGCGGATCGGCGACAACGCGTTGGTGGCGTTGACGCTATTAATCGCTGAGAGTCGCCCGGAGGAGAAGGATACGATCGCCAAGGTGATCGTCAGTCTGATCAACCGGAGGAACGGCTGA